GATCCTGTGTCCATGATGCTATTTCTTTTATGAATAAAGAGCAAATACGTGATGCCACACTGTAAATACAGCCACTACACGTACACTGAAGACAAAACTCTCACAGTTCGCTGGGAGAAGGACTGTCGTGCGCCGAGGAAGCAGACACTTCGGTATTAGGCGTCCGAACCTACACCTTGCGGTTTCGCAGTCGAAAATGCCGTACGACGCACTCCGTTTGAATGAGAAGCAGTTTTCAGTCGGTGAGAAGTTAGTTCCTGAAATTACAGACGTCTCTTTTGCGTCTGCAAGCGGAACTGTGCGAAGTCCCCACATCTGCACACGACGTAGTAAGCGGAGGAGCAGGGAGGCGGTGCGCCGGCAAGCCGCGGCTAGACGGAGGCGCGCTTGGCGGCGGAGGTGTGCGGGGGCGGCTGCAGCGGCTGGTCGGGCCGGCAGGGCTGGTAGCAGCCCGCGGGGGCGGCGCCGGAGGCGGAGGCGGCCGCGCAGGACGAGGGCCCGAGGCAGGTGCACGAGCACACCGACACCTGGTCGGCGTCGGGCGCGTCGCCGGCGCCGGCGTGCGCGTGCCCCGCCAGCAGCTTGCCGTTCATGGCCAGCACCTCGCCGTCCAGCGTCAGCACGTGCTGCGACGCCGGCTGCAGCTCCGTGTCCTCGCGGCGCACGTCCTCCGCGTTCCTGCGAAAACGCGACGACACTCCTCAGCCGACAGCGTGCACACTTACCACAATCGTTCTAGAGTCTctcatctctggagtgagcattcacatgcgcagaacagattttgtgttgtcaacatacactgcaggcctggtcacgtgttctcgggacgtcgtgtgtttgtctgtATAGCGCCCTGTGTATttggaatgtcactacatccctagtacatctacatctacatttatactccgcaagctacccaacggtgtgtggcggagggcactttacgtgccactgtcattacctccctttccggttccagtcgcgtatggttcgcgggaagaacgactgc
This genomic stretch from Schistocerca cancellata isolate TAMUIC-IGC-003103 chromosome 5, iqSchCanc2.1, whole genome shotgun sequence harbors:
- the LOC126187685 gene encoding uncharacterized protein LOC126187685 isoform X1, with product MKRQNVRTLSLVVCTFTYLLVGAAVFDALESDTESKRWEVLSDLREQLVKKYNITAEDYRVIEVVIIENKPHKAGPQWKFAGAFYFATVVLAMIEHRRAPQQVRLGGDPARQDVHALLARRGDRDEPDARHGPAQLGHHHHRRRRLLALRGLELLRLLLLLLRHAHHHRLRRLRRPAERPGAEREAGLRGAEPGLHPVRAGSRRGQYQPAGAALHDHERGGRAPRGHGAAAGVAARADAGRRGAGHERQAAGGARARRRRRRARRRPGVGVLVHLPRALVLRGRLRLRRRPRGLLPALPARPAAAAAPAHLRRQARLRLAAACRRTASLLLRLLRRVQMWGLRTVPLADAKETSVISGTNFSPTENCFSFKRSASYGIFDCETARCRFGRLIPKCLLPRRTTVLLPANCESFVFSVRVVAVFTVWHHVFALYS